The segment TCTCCCTTTACTATAATAATATGTTGCTGAATTTCAGTTAGGATTCATGCTTTCCAAAAAGGCACAAGACGCTGTAAATTTATCCATTTATTGGTTGAAGACAAgtatttgtttatatatatattataatctCAACATTCACTGCATGAAAACAATGTCACAAGGATGGTCCAGATGTGCTGCTCTCGTCTGGGCCTTAAACAAAGCACACAAAACCTGTTGTGTGATATTCGGCTTAATCTCCAAGCACATTAGAGTCCAGGTAAATAGAATGGAGCCATCCGGTCCACGTTGAAGCAACATGATCCTACAACTTTAGAAGGAGCTTCAACTTTTTTGATGGGACacagtcttttaaaatgaaaggtgCTTCTGTGAGTCTCAAACCCTAAAAGTCTCTTCTGAATTGACTTCGGCTAAACCATACAGGAACCTTGGACCACTGGAGTATTGGTTCTTTACCTTTGACTCTGGTTGATTTGACTCCCAGAGCAACGTGTCCTTTTCACACCTACCACCCATATAGGCCTTGGTGAGGCTACAATATTTCGGCAGTCCCACATGTGTCAGGGTGTGTCCCAGTGGATTTAAGTGGTATGACTCATCCACAGCAGTGGGCATTGTGTGCCACACTAGGAGCCCAACTGGAAGTGTCACTGGTCTTGGAGGATATGCCTTTCACGCTCTGGTGCTTGTGACAGATTTTCAGGTGTAGAGATTGCAAACACGAGTCAGCAGCTGACAGGCTGACATTGTAAATGGTTGCATTGTTAGTGGTGCAGGCTGATAAATACAGCCTGAGCTGGTTCAGCCAATCCAGCAGGAGGATGATGTGTACGCTGCTTCTGTTGAAGTAGTACAACCTGTGCCAAATAGAACTCAATTAAGTCTAAATTTCTGTTTTATGGAATGTAAATTTGTAAATGCACTGTGAACGCTAACGTAGCAGAATATTGGAAAAGCAAGGAGACGGATGAATACTGTCACCAGAGTTTGACTGCAGCTTCCTGCTCTCGTAAAACTCACAAACATTTGGATTCATTACCTGTAGAGAGgggaagaagtgacagcaatgAATGCATGTTTACACAGTGAAGCTGATAGAGCTGTTCTTTCATTCAGACAGTCCCAACGTGTTAATCTGTGTTTAAGCTGTATCTTAAACAGTCCCctgataatgttttttaaattatcagtAACACTATTTGATTAGACATTCATAATTTTTTCTTCAGCTGTTTTCCTATTTCCTAACATTATATTTGAGCTGCTCCTGTTTGGTTATCTGATAACACCTTATGTGTAATTTGTAGTTTTCTCCAGTTACAGTATCACCCCTCTCTGTCTAAGGAGTGTGTTAATGCTGGACATTGTCAGTTGCAAACCATGTCAAAACTTTGGGACTTGTGAACCCAGCGTATTACAGTCATaatctttcttttatttggtTTATCTGTAAAAGTTTATGGCTGCTGGTAAAAATAACCGACATGAGTTTTGGAGTTAATCATTGCCTCAGGAATCAGAAGAACGGCTGTTCACATAAAACAACGCTTCTTAGTATCGGCACTCTGAGAGGATAGCAAGTCAGTGGAGATTTTTGTTCATGGGTAGAAGAGCAGTTTTTGACTAATCTGAACCAAAAGGGTAATTTAACACAGTTTAATCTTGAGCTTGAATTTAAATAGCAAATAAAGGACACAACCAGTCTTCATCACATAattgttaaaatgtatttccctgtgaacagaaaaacataaaCCTTACCTTCAATTTACAGATGGAAAGACAATCACCCACAAAGAATCACCCACTTCATCTCACACTAAATGATAGGAACAGTATGATCTGTTTAGCATATTAGCTTTGAGTCAAAAAGACTTTGATCTGGCTTGCAAAACCACAGCTGCATCCTGAATGTTTTCCGTCGTACATCTCCGTGTACAGAATCAGACCATGTAAAATAAGACTTTAGAAGCTAGTTGCATATGTCTTATTATTTATAACACAAGGTTCTACTCTTGTCATCTGCCTGACCCATCCCAAGATTACTGCAACCACCATTGTGCTCTTGGCATGTTGTCGCTCGTCTGCTTACGTTTCACAATCTTTCCCATCAGTGATAATTCTCCTCTTGTCAGTGCAGACCCTGAAGCGAAGCCTCTCAGCAACAGGAATGCAGAATGCAGCTCCAGCTTGTAGCACACCGTTTGTTTTCAGGATGAGACAAATATTTCAGCTGCACCGTATTCCATTTACACTCTGCCTTTTATTACACAGATAGTAGTTAACGTGGCTTACACTTCCTGTCCGATTCCCACCAGATTTCAGGAACTTCTAATATTCAGTGTAAATAGAGTTTTGGATTTATCCTTGTGTAATCCAGTATCATTTGGAGGTTTTACACAATCCGTACTGCAGTtgtgtttaaacacacaataaagaGAGTGGCACATGAACAGTTCACACCTCACCAAGGCCTCTTTGTATCAGTGAGTAATTTCAAACTTGAAAACCTTGTTAAGTCAATATTGCTTTTATTCACTGTCAATAAATGGAGTAAAAGCTGTAATATCTCATGCTTGCTATAAAGTGCTTTAAAGCCTTGGTGAGGCTACAACTAAAAAACTGCCAGCGCGACATTTAAAAGAGTTGTAATACTGGTTGAGCATTTCCAAAGCACACAGACTGCCCTGAGGCACACGGCTACAATTACCCATGAACAAAAAAAGCTAATAATGTGACTTACATATCTGTCATTTCCTCCGATGAGTGTTACAAACTAATTCAACATTCTCAACATATGTGTTGTAAATTGTCACCCTGATAAAGAAGGCAACATGTTCCAAACATTTCCTTTGACTCGTTGCTGCTATTGACTGAAGAGCGATCCGTTCAAGAGTCTTTGAAGCAGATGATCCAATATCTCCTTAGTAACTTTTGGGTATTATAGTCTTTACAGCCACTCTGCTTCCACCCTACATTCTTTTAGTTCAAGTCCAAGTTTTCAAGAATACTCACTCAACTCTTTATTGTGTCATATACATAAGTTCACATTAGATTGTTGACTCGTGAAATGTTTTGGATCTTGATGTTCTTTGAGTCTGAAGTTTGGGTGTTGAATGTGGAGTGCTTTGCGTGCTGTCCATCTGCATCCTGTCGGACACCTTGGAACCGTTGTACCATACTGTGGACTTGCGTTTGATGGAGCTCTGAATGGTTTCAGAGGTGAAGTAGTAAATGACCGGGTCAAAACAGCAGTTGGTCACTGCTATACATAGAGCAATGGGGTAGATGGTTCTGACCACATGTTCAGCATCGCATCCCTGTAGGATATTGGAGCGAACCAGGGCATAAAACATGAGGTTGACATTGTATGGAatgaaacagaagcagaaaataaTCAGATGCACGATGATCATCCTTAAGATCTTTGTCTTGTTGAGGTTCCCTCCTCGATTGAGAGTTTGAGGATTCCTCAGTGTCCGTAACACCATCATGGAGCAGAAGACATTGAGCATCAATGGGATGATGAAGCCCACCGTCTCAATGAATACCACCACCTTGGAGAGCTCAGCCTTCCACTGTTTTTTGGAATAGTTTTCAAAGCAGAAATTTGCAGAGGAGTTGGCATTTTTGGGTGAAGTGGTATCCAATAAGAACCCAGTGGGTATACTTCCTGAAAGAACCATCACCCAAACCATGCAGCAGGCAAGTTTGGCATTCCTCTTTGTCCGAATAGCTTGGGAACGGAAAGGGTGGACAATGGCTAGGAAACGATCAACACTGATGCacgtgaggaagaggatgctTCCATACATGTTGGTGTAGAACAAAGCCACAGAGATCTTGCAGAGCACACTTCCAAATAGCCATTCCTGTTTAATGAAGTAAACAATCCGAAAAGGCAGGCTGAGAACGAAGAGAGAGTCTGAAACCACCAGGTTTATCATGTAGGTCGTGGTTTCGTTTCGCAGCTTCAGCCTGCAGGCAAAAATGTAAACCGCCATCATGTTGAAGACAAGTCCGATTACAAACACCAGGCTGAAGACCGAGCTGTACAAAGGGTACTTGAATTCATCGCTCTTGTTGCAGTTAATGTGATATTGAGTGGAGGCTAGTGTGCTGCTGTTATCTATTTCTGTTgagttattattcatttttatgatAACTCACAAGACTGTGATATTTTCTAGAGTGAAAAACAAGACTTTCATTAAAAATTTTATCTTCTTAAACCAATCAATTACAATTGACAGGTAACATTTTAAATTAGTTTCTGTGGGGGGGCGTGAAGCATCCTTGAATACTAGATCTCAGTTTCCATGGttttttgtaatgaaatgaTAACATGGAACATAACAGCAACTTTACAAAATACCTGTATTAGTAGTATTCAGTGGAATTTACATCAATATTCTGATGGTGGCTGTCCTATTCTTCCGATAATCCTCATTAAAGGGAAATCTTTCCCGGTGTATCCCGCTGAAATGCCTTTTAATGGTCTTGGTCCTCAGCTCTGTGGACcgagtgtttttttctttctgttgtcgTCGTGCCTGCTCCTGAAGCCTCCCTCAGGGGACATGGTGATCGTTACTGTCATGCTCCACAAGTTTTCCTCTCCTTCTGGCTTTACATCAGAAAGCACATCACAGAACAAATGTCAGACACTCCAGCACAAAGAACCCGTGAGAGTACAAAGGGAGGAGCCTCCTTTGGGGCCAGAGTCCTCCCAttgctcatttgttttttttccccttatcAGAAATTTGAATGAGTCTCTATCAACAATGGGTGTGGCCCATAGTACTTTTGTTTTAAACTACAAACCAACCAGAGGGTTTCTCTCATCTGGATTGCTGTCGGTTTTGTCCCCCAAAAAGAGAACAGTGTCTTGGATGTCTGTGTTGAATCAAGTCAACTGCACTTGTAGAGAAACCTAGAAGACATTATTAACCTATCATCTaagaggtttcttcagttcaTGGTACATGAACAttgaacattttctttaatatccatccatccactattcctttccatccatcctattttattttttttatgagagGGGATACCTTTGGGAatgtaaatgtgaatttaaGAATTACAAGTGAACAAAAGTTCTCCATGTAGTGACTTTACCACACCTAATAAAGCACTGTGCCCATAATATTATTAGAACAATCAAATACCGGGGACACTTTTCAGATATGTCCGTTGCAACAGTCAGGCAATAACGTATGACGCAAAGAATGTGTGAATAGCAAGTCAGTGCCTGCTGTCACGGTGCAAAGTGCTAAGTAAGAAACCACacccacttgtgtgtgtgtgtgtgtgtgtgtgtgtgtgtgtgtgtgtgtgtgtgtgtgtgtgtgtgtgtgtgagagagagaggtatAACTCCATAGTTTGTAAAATACAGTTTGtattaaactgtattttttagttcatgttattatttttgagttcacttTATTATGTTGTCCAATAACTTGGTGATTTTAGTCCTTTatatgacttttattttctctgtcagGAACAAAGTACACTATAGACCAAACCCATAAATGCAGTTATTTCCCTTACTGTTTCTGCTTTCTGTGGTTTCTTCACATCAGCACAGCATATCCGTTACTCAGATCAGATGAAATGTTGTTCAGCGCAGCAAGACCCGCAGTGGCAGGATTAGAGTTTTAGCATTTGATTTTACTAAGACTcagacactgattggctgtaaatatatatttaacacCAATCTTATAAgcttggtttttctttttttcccaaaatCGCATTAATTTGAACTCAAGTCAATTGAATGGAttctcaaaataatttaaatgtactgtaaggataaatgtgtgtgtctgtgtccctGCAGGGTTCTCCCCTCTTTGAACTGCTGAAACAGGAACGTGAGAGTGGAGCTGCAGAGCAGGTGGAGACTCCGGCCAGTTTCAGTCAACCATTACAACACAACCACACCGCAGCCGACCTGTGAGTTCTCCCATTGTCACACCTTTGTCTTTGGGTTGCATTCATATAACGGCTAAGAGACCTGCTTACATTCCTGAAAAACTTTAATTATGTTATTGCTGAACCAACTGAAAGTtggtaattttcttttcttgtaccttcttttttgtacatttgtcttctttgacattttctttactttctgATTTAGTCGGtttcttttttctaattctGTTTCTCCATTGCTGTTGCAGATATCTGTCTCCCATGCGTCCGGGTGTTCGTACCTTGCCTCCAGACTCCCCGGCCACGCCAAGCTCCCAAGCATCTGTCCAGCCTCCGGcccaaacagccaatcagagccctcGGTTCCCGAAGTCCAACTCTCTCAGCCTCTTCTATAAGAAATGTAAAACATAGCTCAGACCTCACACAGAGTGTGCTTTCAATCTGTGTAGATTGCGTTTTGGTTTTGTGACAATCAAATAAAATCCTGTCTTTCCAGTGTATCGCCTGGCCTACACAAGGCTGAAGATACTTTGCTCCTATCTGCTGTCCGCCCACCCTGAACTTGAGCCCATCATATGGACTTTGTTCCAGCATACTCTGCAGCATGAGCACGAGCTGATGAGGGACCGTCACCTCGATCAGGTAGTCCTTCTTTCATTTGCCCGTCCTCCTGCTGTTTTTTACTCACACAGAACCATTtgctctcttgttttttttgacatttttttccttgtatttACTAGTTTCTTCTAGTAATGCTTTATGTTGCTCTTGTAGTTGATGATGTCAGCCATGTATGCCATATGTAAGGTGAAGAGTGTTGATCTGCGCTTCAAGATCATCGTCTCAGCGTACAAGAACATGCCCAATACCAACCAGGAGGTGAtgtcttttaaaatttaattgctGTTGTAATTACACATAGTGTAACAGTATACCATAAACTTATTTCAatatttgtctttctcttccatGCAGACCTTTAAGCATGTGTTGATCACTGAGGGCCACTATGACTCCATCATTGTCTTCTATAATCAAGTTTTTATGCAGAAGCTGAAAACAAACATCCTGCAGTATGCATCTACCAGGGTAAGAAACCTCCCCAGGAAAGATCTACAGTTTCAATTTAACAGGACACACAATCAGATAAGTTTTCTTGCATATGATGTCCACTAGTAGTCACTGTTGTGTCTTTACAGCCACCTCAGCTTTCTCCGATACCACAAATACCACGCAGCCCCTATAAGTTCCCCAATTCACCTCTGCGTGTGCCTGGGAGCAACAACGTCTACATCTCCCCGATGAAAAGTCCACGCATGTCCCCGGGTATCATGACTCCTCGCTCAAGGTCAGTTCAAGGCACAGTGTTGTTCTCCTTGGAGAGCTTGTTGATTAAAAAAGTGCAGAGATACAATGTTTATGACTAACAAACttttgtgtgtctctttttttttttttaagaatgctGGTATCAATCGGTGAATCCTTTGGGGTACGAGACTTTTCTAATAAGGCTAACCTTTGTTTAACAAGTGTAAGGCAACAATCCTTTGTTTTTCCCAGAGTCACTCATTGTTtgctgctttgttttatttgcagCTGTCTAATCGCTTCCAGAAGATCAACCAGATGGTCAACAGCAGTGAACGCTCCTTCAAGAGGACTCTGGATATGGGCTCCCCTCCAAAACCTCTGAAGAGGTTGCGCTTCGATGTGGACGGGCAAGACGAAGCTGATGGCAGGTCGGTCACAAATTATTATAAATCTGGAGTCTAAAATCTGAAGTCATGGGGCGGCAGTgtggcggtagagcgggtcgtccaatgttccaagatcggcagttcgattcccgctcctgcccaaaaacacctggagtgttagctgacagtgggaggtgtcagtttacctccggagcactgccgaggtgtccttgagcaacgCACTGTCctctttacaagttgctcatttgggcgcgcCAAGAAGAAgttgcccgccactctacctccccctgaaTGCGTACAGACcccctgtgtgtatttgtgtgttcagggcctgtacacacatatactgtatatgtatgtttcaaccaactagagtgtgccactaatttcccatcggggattaaatcagtatatataaaaaaaaaccccaaaaaacaagtTCACTCAAACTTGTATTGTCGTGTCAAGACCTATGTGATGCCTTAACCAGTCAACTTCATAACTGGAATTTTGGA is part of the Antennarius striatus isolate MH-2024 chromosome 13, ASM4005453v1, whole genome shotgun sequence genome and harbors:
- the LOC137605990 gene encoding lysophosphatidic acid receptor 6-like isoform X1 translates to MNNNSTEIDNSSTLASTQYHINCNKSDEFKYPLYSSVFSLVFVIGLVFNMMAVYIFACRLKLRNETTTYMINLVVSDSLFVLSLPFRIVYFIKQEWLFGSVLCKISVALFYTNMYGSILFLTCISVDRFLAIVHPFRSQAIRTKRNAKLACCMVWVMVLSGSIPTGFLLDTTSPKNANSSANFCFENYSKKQWKAELSKVVVFIETVGFIIPLMLNVFCSMMVLRTLRNPQTLNRGGNLNKTKILRMIIVHLIIFCFCFIPYNVNLMFYALVRSNILQGCDAEHVVRTIYPIALCIAVTNCCFDPVIYYFTSETIQSSIKRKSTVWYNGSKVSDRMQMDSTQSTPHSTPKLQTQRTSRSKTFHESTI
- the LOC137605990 gene encoding lysophosphatidic acid receptor 6-like isoform X2, whose product is MINLVVSDSLFVLSLPFRIVYFIKQEWLFGSVLCKISVALFYTNMYGSILFLTCISVDRFLAIVHPFRSQAIRTKRNAKLACCMVWVMVLSGSIPTGFLLDTTSPKNANSSANFCFENYSKKQWKAELSKVVVFIETVGFIIPLMLNVFCSMMVLRTLRNPQTLNRGGNLNKTKILRMIIVHLIIFCFCFIPYNVNLMFYALVRSNILQGCDAEHVVRTIYPIALCIAVTNCCFDPVIYYFTSETIQSSIKRKSTVWYNGSKVSDRMQMDSTQSTPHSTPKLQTQRTSRSKTFHESTI